The following coding sequences are from one Campylobacter sp. RM16187 window:
- a CDS encoding ArsR/SmtB family transcription factor has translation MQENIQNSDLEAVCESTIIHQDVIEKVKSELKSEEILYDLGDFFKILGDTTRIKILSALSKSQMCVCDIAALFGMSHSAISHQLRILKQGRLVKHKKQGKVVYYSLDDEHVKSIIEQGLTHIMER, from the coding sequence ATGCAAGAAAATATTCAAAATAGCGATTTAGAAGCGGTTTGCGAAAGCACGATCATACATCAAGATGTGATAGAAAAAGTAAAAAGCGAGCTAAAAAGCGAAGAAATTTTATACGATCTTGGGGATTTTTTTAAAATTTTAGGCGACACGACAAGGATAAAAATCCTAAGCGCACTATCCAAATCGCAAATGTGCGTCTGCGATATCGCAGCACTTTTTGGCATGAGTCACTCGGCCATCTCGCATCAGCTTAGAATACTTAAGCAAGGAAGACTGGTTAAGCACAAAAAACAGGGCAAGGTAGTTTATTATTCACTTGACGACGAACACGTAAAAAGCATCATCGAACAAGGACTTACGCACATCATGGAGAGATAA
- a CDS encoding YkgB family protein, translating into MQNLIHKFTNSEFEIKFARFALILVLFLFGNYKWFEFEVELLKPIISATWLNFLYAIFGFHGASYFLGVIESIGYIALAIGYKKPKAGILGALIVILTGLVTLSLMPQLGKPDGFILKDIFMVALGFIILKYDLTRIQKARNQASFI; encoded by the coding sequence ATGCAAAATTTAATTCACAAATTTACAAATTCGGAATTTGAGATCAAATTCGCAAGATTTGCGCTCATCTTGGTGCTATTTTTATTTGGTAACTACAAGTGGTTTGAGTTTGAAGTCGAGCTTTTAAAGCCGATTATATCGGCAACTTGGCTAAATTTTCTCTATGCTATTTTTGGCTTTCACGGAGCTAGCTATTTTTTAGGAGTTATTGAAAGTATCGGATATATCGCACTTGCAATCGGTTACAAAAAGCCAAAAGCCGGAATTCTAGGCGCGCTCATCGTGATCCTAACTGGTCTTGTCACACTTAGCCTCATGCCGCAACTTGGCAAGCCGGATGGCTTCATACTTAAAGACATTTTCATGGTCGCACTTGGATTTATAATCCTAAAATACGATCTAACCAGAATACAAAAAGCTCGCAATCAAGCCTCTTTCATCTAA
- a CDS encoding helix-turn-helix domain-containing protein, translated as MTLKEIYAKDNEVAEMIGVSKNTLAKWRMFKSNGPKLAFVKIGRNILYKRDSIKQWLEDNERIDTKNLKLIKDSK; from the coding sequence ATGACTTTAAAAGAAATTTATGCAAAAGATAACGAGGTAGCAGAGATGATAGGCGTAAGTAAGAATACTCTAGCTAAATGGAGAATGTTTAAAAGCAATGGGCCGAAGTTGGCTTTTGTCAAAATCGGTCGTAATATACTATATAAACGTGACTCAATAAAACAATGGCTGGAAGATAATGAAAGAATTGATACAAAGAATTTAAAACTGATAAAGGATTCTAAATGA
- a CDS encoding ABC transporter ATP-binding protein, whose product MKSILEIIKIAEIPKPVIIIYFVMAIVSSFFAVTPAQFFGFTISAISNGANNGLIYDLITKTTNLEPSSYNLAIAGIVLFFASSIVYILFRNFFCYIVVIIAQKIIINVRKKLFIKLTNIDFKEIIKMSKGDVIYTLMNDTQRLEYIFERPFYTIFSDIFDFIFVVGFLLYIEPAVLLILLITTPFIYIFSIKTARIQKQTSANTQKADSKITVSIEQLLGGYETIKSFNAEAKEQERFNKLSDESYKNRKAGTKSLSIFMPIEGTLSTIGIALVLLYAVYQVSNHALAVGMIVVIADYSRKFYQPIRNISNYLQVIQKALVSIGKIIEFLSIKEEVQTSLLKKEIKYKDVPVVVNNLKIYLDEVELVKEISFKCHKNELILIKGRSGSGKTSIIRAFVGLYKVSNGMIYINGIDINSYSNKELRAAISYCGQRTFLHDDTIINNILYPNSSRDLNGILAYLEKLNLKHLNIDETIGDDGNKLSGGEKSRMAFLRAVMKNSKILFLDEATSALDKDNENIVIDLLQELKQDGWAIIFCTHSNNEELINIADKVVCMD is encoded by the coding sequence TTGAAGTCCATACTAGAGATAATTAAAATCGCAGAAATTCCAAAGCCGGTCATAATAATATACTTTGTAATGGCTATCGTGTCATCATTTTTTGCCGTCACTCCGGCTCAATTTTTCGGCTTTACAATAAGTGCGATATCTAATGGCGCAAATAACGGCTTGATATATGATCTCATCACAAAAACTACAAATTTAGAGCCAAGCAGTTATAATCTGGCAATTGCGGGCATTGTTTTATTTTTTGCTTCATCAATCGTATATATTTTATTTAGAAATTTTTTCTGCTATATAGTCGTTATCATCGCGCAAAAAATCATAATAAACGTTAGAAAAAAGCTATTTATAAAACTAACCAATATCGATTTTAAAGAGATCATTAAGATGTCAAAAGGAGATGTGATCTACACTTTGATGAATGATACTCAAAGACTTGAATATATCTTTGAAAGACCGTTTTATACGATTTTTAGCGATATTTTTGATTTTATTTTCGTAGTAGGATTTTTGCTATACATTGAGCCTGCAGTCTTATTGATCCTGCTTATCACAACACCTTTTATATATATTTTTAGCATAAAGACAGCTAGGATCCAAAAACAAACATCCGCCAACACTCAAAAAGCGGATTCTAAAATAACCGTTAGTATAGAGCAACTTCTTGGCGGATATGAAACTATCAAGTCATTTAATGCCGAAGCTAAAGAGCAAGAACGCTTCAACAAACTATCCGATGAGTCATACAAAAATAGAAAAGCAGGAACCAAAAGCCTTTCTATCTTTATGCCTATTGAAGGAACTTTAAGCACTATAGGAATCGCCTTAGTGCTTTTATATGCCGTGTATCAAGTTAGTAATCATGCTCTTGCAGTCGGCATGATAGTTGTGATAGCCGACTACTCGCGCAAATTTTATCAACCCATTCGAAACATCTCTAATTATTTGCAAGTCATTCAAAAAGCGCTTGTTTCGATAGGCAAAATAATAGAATTTTTAAGCATAAAAGAAGAGGTGCAAACCAGCTTGCTTAAAAAAGAGATCAAATATAAAGATGTCCCTGTGGTGGTAAATAATTTAAAAATTTATTTGGATGAAGTAGAGTTAGTAAAAGAAATTTCGTTTAAATGCCATAAAAATGAGTTGATCCTGATAAAGGGCCGTAGCGGAAGCGGTAAAACATCGATCATTAGGGCGTTTGTGGGGCTTTATAAAGTCTCAAATGGTATGATTTATATTAACGGAATAGACATAAATTCTTACTCTAATAAAGAGCTAAGAGCGGCTATATCTTATTGCGGTCAAAGGACATTTTTGCATGATGATACGATTATTAATAATATCTTATATCCAAATTCAAGTCGCGATTTAAACGGCATTTTGGCTTATTTGGAGAAATTAAATTTGAAGCACTTAAACATCGACGAAACGATAGGAGATGATGGCAATAAACTCTCAGGCGGAGAGAAATCAAGAATGGCATTTCTAAGAGCCGTTATGAAAAACTCTAAAATTTTATTCTTAGACGAAGCTACTTCGGCACTAGACAAAGATAATGAAAATATCGTAATTGATCTATTACAAGAGCTTAAACAAGATGGCTGGGCTATTATATTTTGCACGCATAGCAATAACGAAGAACTGATCAATATAGCGGATAAAGTGGTGTGCATGGATTAG
- a CDS encoding ribbon-helix-helix protein, CopG family: MLNSFTKDREIKIRISKQFDEILAVKCNKSGPTKSEFIRQSVMNSDVKVIQRSSNHVLDDETRFLFFGIANICYFI, from the coding sequence ATGTTGAATAGTTTTACAAAAGACAGAGAAATTAAAATCAGAATTTCAAAACAATTCGATGAAATTTTAGCTGTAAAATGTAATAAATCAGGACCTACAAAGTCTGAGTTTATTCGTCAAAGCGTTATGAACTCAGACGTAAAAGTGATCCAAAGATCATCAAATCATGTATTGGATGACGAGACTAGATTTCTTTTTTTCGGAATAGCTAACATTTGTTATTTCATCTAA
- a CDS encoding tyrosine-type recombinase/integrase, with translation MKKNFLQSSRFNLKNQIDTRYAALTTDDGIREFLKDLKLDNKMQLQTKRAIYLQILCVNRPINTAQAKWADIDMQNAVWTIQANEMKTGFMHKVALSKQVVAILKEQQLFSGDMKFVFPSLNKDGHIHRDAISKAIRNMGEKDKYKCVATSHGFRATFRTICSVNKAELYKLGITEEAIESVLAHKEFNQIKYAYEREKATMDQKHKLMQWYSDYLFSL, from the coding sequence TTGAAAAAGAATTTCCTACAATCAAGTCGTTTTAATTTAAAAAATCAAATAGATACAAGATATGCCGCGCTAACTACTGATGATGGGATAAGAGAGTTTTTAAAAGACTTAAAATTAGATAATAAAATGCAGCTTCAAACTAAGCGTGCCATCTATCTTCAAATTTTATGTGTCAACCGTCCGATTAATACAGCTCAAGCAAAATGGGCTGATATTGATATGCAAAACGCAGTATGGACTATACAAGCAAACGAGATGAAGACAGGATTTATGCATAAAGTCGCACTAAGCAAGCAAGTAGTTGCTATTCTAAAAGAACAGCAACTTTTTAGCGGAGATATGAAATTTGTATTTCCAAGCCTAAATAAGGATGGTCATATCCATAGAGACGCAATCAGTAAGGCAATAAGAAATATGGGAGAAAAAGATAAATATAAATGTGTTGCTACCTCTCACGGCTTTAGGGCTACTTTTAGGACTATTTGCTCTGTAAATAAAGCAGAACTTTATAAATTAGGAATAACAGAGGAAGCTATAGAGAGTGTTTTAGCCCATAAAGAATTTAATCAGATTAAATATGCATATGAGAGAGAAAAAGCAACAATGGATCAAAAACATAAGCTAATGCAGTGGTACAGCGATTATTTGTTTAGTTTATAG
- a CDS encoding heavy metal translocating P-type ATPase, whose amino-acid sequence MSSEITLSLRNLTCANCAAKIEAKIAKMPDIKEANLDFLGQKIFIKSSKTLQVDKFVKEIQALVDSIEDGVIVTQYKQKSASHNHENSSIKNIITKIVAGGVLFVIALTAPASETLKFALFLASYFIIGWSVLASAAKNIVKGRVFDENFLMGIATLGAFVIKEYPEAVAVMLFYQIGELFQEMAVNKSRKSIASLMDIRPDFANLKFGVQIQKVSPESVKVGDLIVVKPGEKVPLDGEIIGGFSTFDTSALTGESLPKEIDIGESALSGYINKSALVTIKVSKIFAESTVSKILYLVQNASSKKSKTENFITKFARYYTPAVVLVALMLAFIPPIIFNEELSVWAYKALVFLVISCPCALVVSIPLGFFGGIGGASKHGILIKGANYLEALNSVDTVVFDKTGTLTKGVFKVSKIKLCSKNLQIKSEEELLKLAAHAEFFSTHPIANSIVKEYESKGSKINELDILKFEEVAGQGIKASISGKDIIAGNAKFMTLQGVKFEASNELGTVVYIAINGEFAGKFIITDELKTDAKEAILKIKKEGVKDTVMLTGDSKEIAQDVADKLGITQVFAELLPTQKVEKLEEILAQKAGWGKVMFVGDGINDAPVLARADVGVAMGGVGSDAAIEAADIVIMNDEPSKIATALKIAKKTRAIVWQNIIFALGVKAAIMIMGALGYATMWEAVFGDVGVALIAILNSVRAMR is encoded by the coding sequence ATGAGTAGCGAGATAACCCTATCGCTTAGGAATCTAACCTGCGCGAACTGTGCGGCGAAGATCGAGGCAAAGATAGCAAAAATGCCTGATATAAAAGAGGCGAATTTAGACTTCTTGGGGCAAAAAATTTTTATAAAAAGTAGCAAAACCTTGCAGGTAGACAAGTTTGTCAAAGAAATTCAAGCCCTTGTTGACAGCATAGAAGACGGTGTTATCGTCACTCAATACAAGCAAAAAAGCGCTTCACATAATCATGAAAATAGCAGCATAAAAAACATAATCACAAAAATTGTCGCAGGCGGAGTACTCTTTGTCATCGCACTTACGGCTCCCGCTAGCGAAACGCTTAAATTTGCGCTATTTTTGGCAAGCTACTTTATCATCGGCTGGAGCGTGCTTGCAAGTGCTGCTAAAAACATCGTAAAAGGACGAGTGTTTGATGAAAATTTCCTTATGGGCATAGCCACGCTTGGAGCCTTTGTTATCAAAGAGTATCCCGAAGCCGTTGCCGTTATGCTCTTTTATCAGATAGGCGAGCTCTTTCAGGAGATGGCGGTAAACAAATCGCGCAAATCGATCGCCTCGCTTATGGATATAAGACCTGATTTTGCAAATTTAAAGTTTGGCGTACAGATACAAAAAGTCTCGCCCGAAAGCGTTAAAGTGGGCGATCTCATTGTCGTAAAACCGGGCGAAAAGGTGCCGCTTGACGGAGAGATCATAGGGGGATTTTCTACTTTTGACACCTCGGCTCTTACAGGAGAATCGCTTCCAAAAGAGATCGACATAGGAGAAAGTGCGCTAAGCGGCTACATAAACAAAAGCGCGCTGGTAACGATAAAAGTAAGCAAAATTTTCGCCGAATCAACGGTCTCAAAGATACTTTATCTCGTGCAAAATGCAAGCTCTAAAAAATCAAAAACGGAAAATTTCATCACGAAATTTGCAAGGTATTACACTCCCGCAGTCGTTCTCGTCGCGCTTATGCTTGCATTTATCCCGCCGATTATCTTTAACGAAGAGCTATCGGTTTGGGCCTATAAGGCGCTTGTATTTTTGGTTATCTCATGCCCCTGCGCGCTAGTTGTCTCCATCCCGCTTGGGTTTTTTGGCGGTATCGGTGGCGCTTCAAAGCACGGCATACTCATTAAGGGCGCAAACTATCTAGAAGCATTAAACAGCGTCGATACAGTCGTTTTTGATAAGACAGGAACGCTTACAAAAGGAGTTTTTAAAGTAAGCAAGATCAAGCTATGCAGCAAAAATTTACAAATAAAAAGCGAAGAAGAGTTGCTAAAGCTAGCGGCCCATGCGGAATTTTTCTCAACCCATCCGATCGCAAATTCCATCGTAAAAGAGTACGAGAGCAAGGGAAGCAAAATCAACGAATTAGATATCTTGAAATTTGAAGAAGTAGCAGGGCAGGGAATAAAAGCAAGCATAAGCGGCAAGGATATAATTGCTGGCAATGCCAAATTTATGACTCTTCAAGGAGTTAAATTTGAGGCCTCAAACGAACTTGGAACGGTGGTTTATATAGCGATAAACGGAGAATTTGCAGGCAAATTTATAATAACCGATGAGTTAAAAACAGACGCCAAAGAGGCGATTTTAAAGATCAAAAAAGAAGGTGTAAAAGACACTGTAATGCTAACAGGAGATAGCAAAGAAATCGCACAAGATGTCGCGGATAAACTTGGCATTACGCAAGTTTTTGCAGAGCTTTTGCCCACACAAAAAGTCGAGAAACTAGAAGAAATTTTAGCCCAAAAAGCAGGGTGGGGCAAAGTGATGTTCGTAGGAGACGGCATAAACGACGCACCAGTGCTTGCAAGAGCCGACGTGGGCGTAGCTATGGGCGGAGTCGGAAGCGACGCGGCGATAGAAGCAGCCGATATCGTCATAATGAACGATGAGCCCTCAAAGATAGCAACCGCGCTTAAAATCGCCAAAAAAACGCGTGCGATCGTTTGGCAAAACATCATCTTCGCACTCGGCGTAAAAGCCGCCATCATGATAATGGGAGCCTTAGGATACGCAACGATGTGGGAAGCCGTGTTTGGCGATGTAGGCGTGGCACTTATAGCGATACTAAATTCCGTTAGGGCGATGAGGTGA